The Lysobacter sp. genome includes a window with the following:
- a CDS encoding VOC family protein produces the protein MLSNAQVGAIVFFVGVLSRSVEFYRDTLGLPLNEIEGHDGPFALAEIGELTLVFIQRPAKAGDSPVVVFRLDGGIDDYAEALAAKGVEIVVPVSEAPDGGLSLDFIDPDRNMLSLYQPPGAARRK, from the coding sequence TTCGTCGGCGTACTGTCCCGTTCCGTCGAGTTCTACCGCGACACCCTCGGATTGCCGCTCAACGAAATCGAAGGCCACGATGGCCCGTTCGCACTCGCGGAAATCGGTGAGCTGACGCTCGTCTTCATCCAGCGCCCCGCCAAGGCCGGCGACAGCCCGGTGGTGGTGTTCAGGCTGGACGGCGGCATCGACGATTACGCCGAAGCGCTCGCGGCGAAAGGCGTCGAGATCGTGGTCCCCGTGAGCGAGGCGCCCGACGGCGGGCTCTCGCTGGATTTCATCGATCCGGACCGCAACATGCTGAGTCTCTATCAGCCGCCCGGCGCCGCGAGGAGGAAGTAA